The genomic stretch TAAATATAATAACACGTAAGTGCAACATACTCAGTAAAATATCTGTTACATTTTGTTTTTTAGTCATTTAAGTCCCCCGTTGGGGGATTTAGGGGGCTGTAGTTTTGAGGTTTACAGAAAGAAAATTATTTTTATGAATAATCCGGGCTATATCATATGTTGAAATTAAACTTCCGTCTCTCGACTATTTAATCGCAGAATAGAGATCACGTGCGAATTCTTTTGTAACACCTTTGGCAGTATTTCTTGTGAAATTGTTTACGATGTCCCATTTCCCGCTGATAAAACCATTCCAAACGACTCCCATTGTAGCTGTGCGTAAGACAAATACCTGTGCACTCATCGTTGCAAAATTTTGTTCAGCTCCGCCGGGGACAAGCGTCATACCTTTACCAGGGAAATTTTGCTTACCCAACATAGGCATCGCGGAAGCGGTAGCCCCCCTCGTTACTGTCATACCGAAAATCACAATAAGGTAGTCAACCCGGGCAGAAGCAAGTTTTGCTGAAAGTGACTCACGACTCGCAGCCGTCAATGTCGCTATGCCATAAGCATCTTGAGAGAGAGTCAGATCAGTACGAATGCTGTCCAATGAAGAAAAATTTAGCCTCCTGTACTTACCGTTTTGCCAGTCGTACATTTCTTCCTTGCCTGTAAGACAATCAACCAAGAATGACCGAATAAATGCCTCCCCGGACGCGGGATTACCATCGAACGCGGAGATGAAGTCTTGTACCATAGATTTGATATTAATAGAATCCCAGAGTAAGAAAGCGCACCGATTTTTTAGCACTGAATAATCAGAGTACGAGGGATCACGAAAAATGATGGGGCGTTTAGCTGCACAACCTGACACAATACATAAGATAAGAATCGGTATCCACTTCCACATTTGACACCTCATTTTACACGTCCTTGCCGCCGCGCTTCTCGCCGTCTGGTGAATGCAATTGTTTGGTCATTTCGGGAAGTGTTCCTGTATATAATGTAATGCATCGCGCGGAGGTAATTCAGTTGATGAAGGCCCAGAGCGCACGTAAAAGGCTTCAGGCGTGTTCTTGTCCGGTTTGAGCCAGACGTCCTCTTTGCTCTGCTTACAAACGACCCAACAGATTCTCTTGTCATCAATAGTCACTAAATCATAGTCAATATACTGAAAAACACTGGGGATTATTTTGTCGGTGATTAGATTCCGTATGTGGAGGAGAAACTTGTCTTCATTTGCAAAATGATCTTGCTCGATCCCAAGGATAGTATGGTCGTCAGCGACACCTATCAAAAGCTCTCCGCCCTGTGTGTTACAAAAAGCCACAATTGTCTTGAGTGTCGCAAGTTCTATATTGTTATCGTTCCGATTGGCCTTCAGATTCCAACGTAGTGAAGACTTAAACTCAAATTTTGATGTTTCGCCGTGAACAATTCGACTCTTTAAATTATTGGTCGAGATTTGAGACTTGATTTTACGAATTCGGTCTTCGTAATAGGTTGTGACTTGGGTCAACTGGCTTTTCAAACGTTCGTTTTCTCCCTCTTTTCCGCGCGAGGCATTAAGTTGCACCCGTAGTTCGGCAATTTGTGCGTCTTTGCTTTGTAATTCATCACGGAGAACAATTAGATCATCTGTCGTGGAGGACCCGATATGATCATCACCGAGTCGTTGAAGCTCGGAGAGTGGCAACAATGGAATTTGAATATTCGATAAGGCACTAAGTGATAACCTTGGGATTAATGCCCCGCTTGTGGCTTTTTCCGCGTCTTGCAGAAAATGTTCCTGGCCTTTCAGAGTTCGGAGGTAAGATACGATGTAGTCGTTATTTTCAGGCGTTCTGATGATAGCACAACTGTTGTTCACTACAGCCATAGGATCTGTATCACGATATATGTAAAGCTTTCGCCTGTTGAACAGTGTTGAGACAATGATGTCGCCGGGTTGAGCTATGGCTCGACGAAAACTGTCCTTTTGTGTGTCATCGACGTATGAATCCTTGTTAGTCTTCTCTAAACGACTGTCATTGATATTGCGCCCACCAATCAGTAAATATTTGCCCTGCTGTTTTCGTTCTTCTGGCAGGGGAGAATAGCCGGGAAATATAACTGCAAGTTCATTAATTGTTGCGATTCGTGTCTTTGGTGTCCCATTCATGGTTTCATCCTTTTCTTAGACCCAACGCCCCGGTTGAGCGGCCGGTTTTCCCGTAGCGAAGCGGCGGGGAAACCGGTCCGCCTCGAACCTGTTGTTAGATGGCGATTTCCAGCACACGGTGAAGTGCCTTTGTTTTCAACGCCCATTCTAATGTGTGGCGGCCGATATCTCGATAGCTGGCTCCGAATAGTGCGGAGTAGTTCTCATGGACTTGCGAGTTGGGATCGACAACAAAAACGTTGGGCCTATTTGTCCGCGTTCCGGTGGCGAGTGCAGCATGGATCAGCGCACGCATAAAACCATCGGTCGGCGGCATGCTGTAACCGATAAACAGAATCGTATTTGCCGTGCTGAGCTCATTGAATGCATATTTCCAAACATTTGCCAACCAGTGTTTTCTCGCTACCTTTGCGTAGGTTGGAGGAACAATAGCAGGCGTCAGTGATTGACCATAGTCGTTACGAATTTTCCAAATCGCGTCAACAGCAAATATAGCTGGTTTATTCAGAAAATTGTAGGACAGGCCGATAGGTTTATCGTCTCCAAGATCGATGGAAACAAATAATTTATGGTCGCCACTTTTAGACACGTCTTCGAAATAATTGACACTCCCGTGGAGCTTGCATAACACGAATTGTACGTCGGGGTCATCCTGATTTACCCGCAAATAGGGCGTTGATCCGTGACCGGCATTGATGATGTTAACACCGTCGGAAAGTCCCTTGAACGGGTATGCACATAGTGCCCCGTTCTTCCAGGACATGTACTCGAAGATCAGATCGTAATTCGTCGAAATAACGGTTGTCCGTTTCCAAATACACGACTCGCTAAGAAGGCCGAAAAAGTCTGTGTAGGTCTGTTCCCGTGTTTTCCGGTCAGGATTCAAAAGTGGGCATTGCTGGTAGATTTTCCAAAGCCACAGCTGGATCTTTTCGATCAATTGATCCAGCGCGTAATCCGTGTCTTGTAGGCGGATTGTCGAGAGTCCAGCTTCGTTCATTGCTTCGGCGATACAGAAAACCGTTTCGAGATTCTCCGCATCTTCCGACGTTACTGTCGGGGAACGGCGACATATTTTCTGGAAAGCATAGAAGACGTCGGCCGCTTCGACGAGCACCTGCGCAGCGTGCTTTTCGTTTTTCGATGCATGCTTCGAGAGGGTGCGGTAATCCTCTCGTGATTGAGGACCGAAAGCTGACATGACTGGGAGGCCAGCGTCAAAAGCAAAGCCAGCACCGAGAAAAATTACTACATCACGTTTAGGTATCATGGTCATTGTTCTCGGAAGGGAAGTTTACCCATCTAACAAGTAATTCTGTAGCCGTCTTTATAACACCCAATTTAAAAATTATTTCTATTGAATCGCAAAAATAAATAATAAACTATTATACAAAAAAGCTAAATGTATAGCACCCTCATATCCTCACATAAGAGGCCATGCGAGCCGGGAATTATCGACTTGTTCGTTTTCATATTTGCACATTAAACGTTAAGAATCGGCGGCGCAGTCTCACCGTGTCCGCTGGATTTGCTTGTGGGGCCATTTCTTTCATAGATTCCGCTCTATAATCTTCTTCACGTAGGCAGGCATCTCTTGCTGAAGTTCTTCCGTCTTCTTTTTCAACCGATCATAGACTGCAACTTCAGCATCTGTCCAGATGATGTCAAGCCGGCGCTCTTGGCGCATGGCAATGTGAGTGTAATCCTCAGGATAAGCCCAGTAACATGACCGACATATATTGGCATCTTTCTGTTCAAGCCAATTTGCGCAGTGCTCGCAAGACCACGATTTGGCGCGGTTTGCTGAGTTGCAGAGCAACATAAAGTCTTCTGTATCCTGCTTTCCTGCGATATCCCCCGCAACCTCAAATGGGATACGATGGTCAATCTGTAACTCTCGTTCACCGAATGGTTCAAGGTAAATGGCGCACCGCGGACCATACTTTTCGATCAGAAATCGTTTCAGATCCTTCGTGAACGCCGTGCGGCCAATGAATTTTCCAAATCGGGATTTATTAGGATCTCCAAAACGGTATGCGGCAATCTTGCGTCCGTCCGAGCCTTCAACTCTGAACATCTCAATTGGGATACCGTTTTCTTTGACGTCACGCACGGCTCTCGGGGGATGATTGTAGCCATATTTGTCTTTCAACTCTTGCGTGGTTATGAAACCATGCTTGAGAATGTGGTCTATTACTGTCCGAGGACGCTTGGCTTTGACTTTTTTGCATAGCTTTATGAATTCTTTTGGAAGCTTTGGTTTCGTCATGATCTCGTCTCAAAAAGGCACATTTGTTCGCTTCGCGGTAAGCGGTAGACAGTTTTCAATTTAATGAGTTCATCGGCTAATGCTGGGGAAATGTAAAGCGACTCAATAGTAGCGTCGTCCCTGCCCAATAGAGTTGCCTGCGTTGATCGGCCAGCTTGAAGCTCCGTGAGTGTAAGGTTTAAATGTTCGGGGAGGCGAATGCCATGAACTTTATCTCCGGTGCGTCCATCGTAACTAACAAGGTATCTGATATGCCTGGTGTTGAGGTGTTCAAGAACTTCGACAAACTCACAAAACTGTACGCTGGTAAGGTAGCGTGTATCTTTATTCCCACAAACCCCCTGATATGGCGGATCCATATAAATAAGATCGCTCTCGGTCGCTTGCGTTAGAACATCCCTGTAGTTCTTGGATGAAAATGCCGTCTTCCCTTTTAGAAGAGATGATGCTCCAAGAATATGTTCTCGCATGGTGACGGGCATTGTTCCCTTTCGGCGGTTATCGGGACTCTGGTTGAATTCTCCATTAGCATTATATCGGACTGAGGCTTTGACACACCGTGCAAGTAAGTAGAGAAAGTAATCAGGTCTGCCTGTTAAGTTGAACTTGTCCCGAACCTTTTTGTAATACACCTTTGGATCGTCGAGTTGTTCATGCCAAAGGTCTTCATATTCCTTGGCCAGCTTGTCCGGTGTGGTGACAATGGCGCGCCAAAGATCGATCAATGGTTTATTCAAATCGTTTATCTGAAAAGCCTTTGCGCTCTTGTACGTGGCTGCGGCCAGCGATATCGCTGCCGATCCGGCAAATGGCTCATACAGAGTAGACACACTCGCCGGGAAGCACCGCAAAATATCGTCCGCCAAGTTTCGTTTGCTCCCCTGATAAGGGATTGGATGAGGAATATTCATGCCCATAGCCTTTAAATTCTCTTCATTGAGTTTTAATAAGTATTATTTTTTTTCTCTATGACACCCATGACTGTATAATACCGTGTCTGCTGTAGTTGCAAAGTCAATATATGTGTATCAAAATACCTTAAATCATCTCACTGTCAAGTGTTTTTCATTCCAGATGCACAACTCGCACCCTTATCTTTTACACCACTCCCGCGAGTGAAAGATCTATCCACCGGATCAGCCCGATCGGAACGCGGTCTGAATGGGTCACCACCAGTGTGGTCACGATGTGTTTCTCCATAAGATTGACCGCCGCGGCCGCAAAGGCGTTCGGGTCGATGGTCAGGGGATCGGAGCGGGGGGACCGGTCACGGCTGGTATGCGCCATGGCCTCCCGTGCATCCACTTCAAGGGGCCGGGGGACACGCTGGAGAAGCCTCCTCAAATCGCCGTCGGTTATAACCCCGGAAAGACGGCCCTGTTCCGTGATAACCGCGATGCCCAGCTTCTTGTCGCTCATTACCTCAATGACCTCGCCCATGGATGCATTGATATCCGCCAGCGGAAGATCGTCGCCGCAGATCATCAGGTCTTTCACCCGGTAGGTGAGTTTATTGCCGATGGTACCTCCCGGATGCAGAACGGCGAAATCATCGGCGGTCAGCCCTTTACGGTTCAGGAGGCTGATGGCGAGCGCATCGCCGAGAGCCAGTGCGGCTGTGGTCGAGGCAGTCGGCACGATATTGAGCGGACAGGCCTCGCGTTCCACCGCGGTATTCAGCACCACATCGGATATTCCGGCCAGATTGGATACCGGATTCCCGGTTATGGCGATGATGGGTATCCCAAGCCGTTTCAGGTGGTTGAGCATACTGTTCAACTCATCTGTGGAGCCGCTCTTGGATATGATGATCGCCGAATCTCCCCGCATGATCATACCGATGTCGCCATGGGCGCCCTCCACCGGATGGATGAAAAAGGCCGGAATCCCTATACTCGCAAGGGTTGAGGCGATTTTTCTGCCGATTATCCCCGACTTGCCGAGACCGGACACAATGACCCGTCCTTTGGTACGGGATAATATTTCTTCCGCACGGTCAAACTCCGGCCCGATACGATCGATCAGACGGATAATGGCTTCTGCTTCCGTTTTCAGCACTTCTATGGCTATTTCCCTGCTCACCTTTTCAGTAACCTCGCTTTTAATGAATTTCAGGTAGTATTTATACCAATATGGGTATGCCATTAAATAAGGTTCGTGATCGTATATATAGATGCCGAAACAAGTTCGGATGCAGCGGACTCTTCGACAGGCTCAGAGTCCGCTGTCCGAGCACTGAGCTTGTCGAAGTGCACGTGTCATCCTGAACTCGTTTCAGGATCTAAATGTGCAATCAATGCGCAATATTTCTAAAAATACTTACCAAATGACATAACCGGATATACTTATTTCTCTTTTGGTTTGTGAAAATATATATATTTTCAGAACATCTTTCAACCTTAATCTCACATAAGAGAATGCTTATGTCGAATCAAGTCTTCCCACGATAAAATATACCCAATTACTGATATGGAGAAATCATATGCGCTCACGGTCTATTATCCCTTTATCTTCAATTGCGGCAGCAGCAATAATATATCTCACTTTTACCCGGATGATTTGTCCTGCAAATTTCGACAGGGAACCGGGCTTTGTTTATCCTGTCATTACCAGTCCTTATGCTCCGAAATCGTTTAAACCTCAGTCCTATATCGTTTACAAAACTATAGATGATATCACAATAGATGGCGCACTGGACGAATCGAGCTGGAAAAAAGCCAGGTGGACCGACAGTTTCGGCCATATTTTCATGGAAGGTTACAAAAAACCGTTCCTGGCGACCCATGCCAAAATGCTCTGGGATGAGAAGCAGTTTTTTGCCGCAGTAAAGCTCGAAGAACCGAACCTGTTGGGTCATGTTGTCGATAAAGACTCGGAGATATACTTTGACAACGACTTAGAACTTTTCATCGATGTCGATAATGACAGCCAGAATTATATAGAGCTTGAGTTCAACTGTCTGGGCACTGTCTGGGATATGCTGCTGCCAAAGGAATATGGCAGGGGAGGAATACCGTTCAGTCATCCGAAGATTGAAGGCAGCCGCCCATGGGATTTGGAAGGTTTACGTGCCGCGGTGAGAATGGAGGGGAGCATCAATTATCCTCTTGATAAAGACAATGAATGGATTATTGAGATTTCGATTCCCTGGGAGTCGCTCAGAAAAACCGGCAGGGATGGCTCAGTGTTGAATCAACCCGGGAGTAATTTCAGGTTGAATTTCAGTCGTGTCGAACATCCCTGGCCGAGGACGTGGCCGGTCATGGACTGGGAAAACAGGGGCGGGCCTTGCTGGGACTGGACGTGGTCGCCGAACCTCGTCTACAATATGCACAGCTGCGAATCGTGGGGGAAGGTTATTCTTTCAGGCCGTTCTGTACTCCAAGCGGCTGACAGCGACTACAAGAAAACGTTCCCTTTCACCAAACCGCCTAATTCACAAAGAAAACCGGATTTGGGAGAGATGGTAAAAATTCAGGGAGGAACCTTTACCATCGGCCCTGACGAGACCGACCCGGAGGATTCACCTCCAGGCACAGTGACCGTAAAAAGTTTCTTTATCGACCGGTACGAAGTGACCATTTCTGAGTTTGTCCGGTTCCTGAATGAATCCGGTGGAAAACAGTACTATGAAGAAGATATGGCGAATCCCGACTTTTGCGGTGTTGTAAAAACAAAAGACGGCGCCTTTTCCGCCGTTCCCGGCAAGGAATATTACCCCATCGTAATGCTGAAACTTGAGGCTGCACAAGCCTATGCATCCTGGGCGGGTAAGCGTCTTCCTAAAGAGTTCGAATGGGAAATCGCCGCCAGGGGAATTACGGGAAGGAAGTACCCCTGGGGAAACGAGCCTCCTGACGCCGGTCGTTCAAACTACGACAGCATGGTCGGTCATTCATCACCGGTAGGCAGCTACGAGCGTGGGAAGACTCCCGATGGGATTTATGATATGGCAGGGAATGTCTGGGAGATTGTCGAAGGTTCATGGGCAGCTTATCAATGGAAGGGCGATTCAAACAAGCTAAGAACCACCGATCAACTTATTCGCGGCGGCTCATGGATTTCACCTCCGGCGAATATTACCGTAACATATCGAAACGTCATGAAAGGAGCATTTGCTCCGATGTATGGTTTTCGATGCGCAAAGGATGCTGATTGAATGATAATGCTGCGGCGGTTAGACAATTCCTCACCGCTGCTCCCAGGGGGCGTATTGACCGGATACGCCGGCGTGACGGCCGAACCTGAGAGGTGGATTCCCGCGCTCGAACGCACCCAGGTCTGGTTTGCTTCCCTTAAAATCATCGTTGAAGTTTGGGATGGTTATTCCCGCGTCGACAGCGGGATTGGGTACAGTTACCACCTTGTCGGTGACTGACAGTTTCTTGCCGTCATGCACGGTCGTTGTAAGCCCCCACTCAATTTTCGAGGTGGTCGGCGCGAGGTAGAATTCGATTCCGTTCGCGGGGATAAAGGACGGCTTCCCGTGAATCCCGTGGCTCTCGTAACCGGGAACGAGCGGTATGCCGTTGAACAGGTCGTAGTCGAGATCGCTGGGAATCGCCGGCTCACGGGTGCCTGTGAGGGTTCCCGGACAGTCGAAGATGTTGTTCCTCGATACTACGTTTGTACAGGGGTGGCTGCTGAACACACTGAAAGCGCCCCGAGGCTGCAAGGCTGTGTTGTGGAAAATATACCGCCTTCCGCCGATGTAGGGGTCGCGCTCGCCGAGCTTGATCATGCTGCCGCCGAGGGGGTCGAGATGCGTCCGGCGGCTGACGCCGAAAATATTCCTGAAGATGTACAGCGGGCCTTTGGAGGTGACCGCTGTGGCGACATGCTGGTACGTATGGTGGAGGTAATTTCCCCAGATGCGGACGTTCATGTTGGCGCCCTCGCTCTCAATAGCATCGTCCCAGGTATTCGAGATGATATTGCCATAAATGTCTGAATCCCGGCAGGGGCTGCCCTCGAAGCTGTAATTGTCGCCGCCGCCGAACCCGTCGTTGAAACCGTGATCTTCTGTCGATCGTATCTCGTTGTACCGGATGATATTCCCACCTTTGGAATTTATGAGAGTGATCGCCTGCGGGCCGTTGGGATGGCCGGCGTCCCAGTCGTTCGATGCTCCACGGGGATTCTCCATCAGATTGTTCTGGATAACGAGCCCGTAAGTCCCCGATTCCGCGAACACAGCGCTGTCGGAGCCTCCGAGGTTGCCGAAGGAGCGCGGGCCTCCGCCCCTTCCCCAGAAAGTGAACCAGCAGTCCTCGATGACCACATCATGGACACCTTCCTTAATCAGAATGGCGTGAATGCCCGCGTTTTTCAGAACCAGCCCCCTGATGATTACATACGACGATTCTACGATGATATTGTAATCGGCGAAATTCTCGGGGTCGAGGACAGTCTTGGCCCCATCAGCGGGGGTAACCAGATGCCATGCGTTGGGAGCGCCCGCTTCGGAGATTCGGAGGGTCTTGTCGGTCGTCCCATCCGGGAGAAACGTCGTTTTACCTACCGGGAAACGGTCGCTGCGGGTCCGTGCTTTCATGGCGACCTTTTTCCCGCCGCAATTGAGAATGAGTTCGTAAGAGGTGTCGGGAGTGAGACCGACGATGCTTCCGCGGAATTCATGATCCCGGATATCGAACCAGAGGGGGAATCCTTGTTTCCAATCCTTCGTTCCTTGAGCGCGGAAGCTCATCGCGCACTCGCCGGGGGAATCGGTATCGACCTTGTAGTAAATGCCCAGACATTCAAAGGTTGGCGCAGCATAGGGATTTTCGCCCGCCGGTATAACGAATCCCTCTGCAAAAGCAGAGAATCCCGTTATGGCGGCCAGAAGAATAGAGACTGAGGTTGATTGCAGTTTCATTGTGATTTCTCCGTAAATGAAGTTTCCTAACCCTAAATGAATTACCCTGCAGCAAGCTGCGATGTATCCAAAGATGATCCCCCTGTCACCTTTGGTGACATCCCCCTTACTAAGGGGGAAAAAAGAGAAAAACCATTCTACCGCCGATGGTATCGGTTGCCCCCCTTAATAAGGGGGGATGTCCGAAGGACAGGGGGGATCCTACCACGACGCAAGCATCGGTGAATTCCTGGATTATATCATCTGAAGCATATCCGGCAGAGCGAATAACTGGAGCAGAATGTGCAGCGCTCCGTGCGGTTCGGGCTGAAATCACCGGCATCGAGCGAGGCTATCGTTTTCGTAAGGAGTTGTGAAATTCCGGCGATGCTTTCCTCGAAGCATGGAATATCGCGGGTGAGTCCCGGAGTGAGAAAATGGAGAATCAGCCTGGAGGGAAGAATATCTTCCGCATACCACACCGCCAAAGCATAAATCTCCATCTGTACCTGATAACGATGTACAAGGTCCTCCACATCCTCCGGCAGGGCCGCATCGGTTTTGAAATCGATGATCATCACGCGGTCACCGGTTCGAACTTTCAGGTCCATTGTCCCCCGCACCAAAACGTCATCATGCACAAACGCGAACGGCTCTTCCTTCCTCAGCTCTTCCGCCCCCGCAATCACCCGGCAAAGATCGCTCCCGATGAACCTGCCGAGATGATCTTTAAGACTATTTCGGAGCTCCGGCGTCAATTCTCTTTCTGCAAGCTCATCCACGATTGCCGGAAGAAGGTTTCCGGTACGGTAATCCCAACGTTCGAGTGCACGGTGCGCCAGAATGCCATACTCGAATCCCAGGCTTTCCCCATGCTCCCTATGCAGAAAAGGGTCCAGGCCGTATATGTGCTTGAAGAGATAGAGAGCAGGACATTTCAGGTAATCCATTACCTGGGTGGGACTGAGTGTGTCCGGCTTCCCCTTATACCGCAGGGGCAGAACGGGGGAAAACAACAAATCTGCCGGAAGATTCGGAGTGGGAACATCTTTTCCGGCATCGAGAATGGATTGCCATGTATCTGATCTGCGGTCCGGCTTTTTTTCCTTATGATCCGTGATTACACGGCAGGTAAACAGATCCCCCGGGCTGTCGGGGCCGGGTTCCCCTTCCGGCGAGAGCGAAAGCGCGCTTTCGAGCCAGCCCAACCAATTGTCCTTCTCATACCAGGGGTCCCCATTTTTAGAGGGCTTTTTCCCGGTAATAAACAGGTAATCCTCCGCTCTCGTGCAGGCGACATAGAACAGCCGCTTGCTTTCCGCCAGCTCCTTGCGTTTTTCCAGCTCAGACGCCACAGCGCTGGTCATCATTCTGACCGTTTTACCGGAAAGCGTCCGATAACTGAAACCGGGACCGAGCTCGTCATGGAAAACAAACGGATGCGGATTATTCCGAGTCCTGGAGGCGCTGTCGGCAAGGAAGACAACCTTGTATTCCATTCCCTTGGCTTTGTGAATAGTAATGATGCTGAGCGCATCCCCGCGGACTTCCAAAGTTTCAACAGAATCTGTTCTCATCTCCCCGCTCTTGAGAAGGCTGGCGAATTCGCGTAACTTGCCGCCCTTCGCCTCGAAATTATCCGCTGTCCGAAGGATGAGATCGAGAATGGCCAGCGACATCTCCCCACGGAGCGGGTCCGCCAGAAGGGTGAGTGTGTATCCGGTTTCACCGAACGCCATTTCGAGCAGTTCACGGATTGTTTTACGGTCACGGAACGCGAGAAGATTTCCGAG from Candidatus Latescibacter sp. encodes the following:
- a CDS encoding putative DNA binding domain-containing protein; translation: MNGTPKTRIATINELAVIFPGYSPLPEERKQQGKYLLIGGRNINDSRLEKTNKDSYVDDTQKDSFRRAIAQPGDIIVSTLFNRRKLYIYRDTDPMAVVNNSCAIIRTPENNDYIVSYLRTLKGQEHFLQDAEKATSGALIPRLSLSALSNIQIPLLPLSELQRLGDDHIGSSTTDDLIVLRDELQSKDAQIAELRVQLNASRGKEGENERLKSQLTQVTTYYEDRIRKIKSQISTNNLKSRIVHGETSKFEFKSSLRWNLKANRNDNNIELATLKTIVAFCNTQGGELLIGVADDHTILGIEQDHFANEDKFLLHIRNLITDKIIPSVFQYIDYDLVTIDDKRICWVVCKQSKEDVWLKPDKNTPEAFYVRSGPSSTELPPRDALHYIQEHFPK
- a CDS encoding SIR2 family protein, which translates into the protein MIPKRDVVIFLGAGFAFDAGLPVMSAFGPQSREDYRTLSKHASKNEKHAAQVLVEAADVFYAFQKICRRSPTVTSEDAENLETVFCIAEAMNEAGLSTIRLQDTDYALDQLIEKIQLWLWKIYQQCPLLNPDRKTREQTYTDFFGLLSESCIWKRTTVISTNYDLIFEYMSWKNGALCAYPFKGLSDGVNIINAGHGSTPYLRVNQDDPDVQFVLCKLHGSVNYFEDVSKSGDHKLFVSIDLGDDKPIGLSYNFLNKPAIFAVDAIWKIRNDYGQSLTPAIVPPTYAKVARKHWLANVWKYAFNELSTANTILFIGYSMPPTDGFMRALIHAALATGTRTNRPNVFVVDPNSQVHENYSALFGASYRDIGRHTLEWALKTKALHRVLEIAI
- a CDS encoding HNH endonuclease; the encoded protein is MTKPKLPKEFIKLCKKVKAKRPRTVIDHILKHGFITTQELKDKYGYNHPPRAVRDVKENGIPIEMFRVEGSDGRKIAAYRFGDPNKSRFGKFIGRTAFTKDLKRFLIEKYGPRCAIYLEPFGERELQIDHRIPFEVAGDIAGKQDTEDFMLLCNSANRAKSWSCEHCANWLEQKDANICRSCYWAYPEDYTHIAMRQERRLDIIWTDAEVAVYDRLKKKTEELQQEMPAYVKKIIERNL
- a CDS encoding DNA adenine methylase: MNIPHPIPYQGSKRNLADDILRCFPASVSTLYEPFAGSAAISLAAATYKSAKAFQINDLNKPLIDLWRAIVTTPDKLAKEYEDLWHEQLDDPKVYYKKVRDKFNLTGRPDYFLYLLARCVKASVRYNANGEFNQSPDNRRKGTMPVTMREHILGASSLLKGKTAFSSKNYRDVLTQATESDLIYMDPPYQGVCGNKDTRYLTSVQFCEFVEVLEHLNTRHIRYLVSYDGRTGDKVHGIRLPEHLNLTLTELQAGRSTQATLLGRDDATIESLYISPALADELIKLKTVYRLPRSEQMCLFETRS
- a CDS encoding KpsF/GutQ family sugar-phosphate isomerase, with translation MAYPYWYKYYLKFIKSEVTEKVSREIAIEVLKTEAEAIIRLIDRIGPEFDRAEEILSRTKGRVIVSGLGKSGIIGRKIASTLASIGIPAFFIHPVEGAHGDIGMIMRGDSAIIISKSGSTDELNSMLNHLKRLGIPIIAITGNPVSNLAGISDVVLNTAVEREACPLNIVPTASTTAALALGDALAISLLNRKGLTADDFAVLHPGGTIGNKLTYRVKDLMICGDDLPLADINASMGEVIEVMSDKKLGIAVITEQGRLSGVITDGDLRRLLQRVPRPLEVDAREAMAHTSRDRSPRSDPLTIDPNAFAAAAVNLMEKHIVTTLVVTHSDRVPIGLIRWIDLSLAGVV
- a CDS encoding SUMF1/EgtB/PvdO family nonheme iron enzyme: MRSRSIIPLSSIAAAAIIYLTFTRMICPANFDREPGFVYPVITSPYAPKSFKPQSYIVYKTIDDITIDGALDESSWKKARWTDSFGHIFMEGYKKPFLATHAKMLWDEKQFFAAVKLEEPNLLGHVVDKDSEIYFDNDLELFIDVDNDSQNYIELEFNCLGTVWDMLLPKEYGRGGIPFSHPKIEGSRPWDLEGLRAAVRMEGSINYPLDKDNEWIIEISIPWESLRKTGRDGSVLNQPGSNFRLNFSRVEHPWPRTWPVMDWENRGGPCWDWTWSPNLVYNMHSCESWGKVILSGRSVLQAADSDYKKTFPFTKPPNSQRKPDLGEMVKIQGGTFTIGPDETDPEDSPPGTVTVKSFFIDRYEVTISEFVRFLNESGGKQYYEEDMANPDFCGVVKTKDGAFSAVPGKEYYPIVMLKLEAAQAYASWAGKRLPKEFEWEIAARGITGRKYPWGNEPPDAGRSNYDSMVGHSSPVGSYERGKTPDGIYDMAGNVWEIVEGSWAAYQWKGDSNKLRTTDQLIRGGSWISPPANITVTYRNVMKGAFAPMYGFRCAKDAD
- a CDS encoding right-handed parallel beta-helix repeat-containing protein — protein: MKLQSTSVSILLAAITGFSAFAEGFVIPAGENPYAAPTFECLGIYYKVDTDSPGECAMSFRAQGTKDWKQGFPLWFDIRDHEFRGSIVGLTPDTSYELILNCGGKKVAMKARTRSDRFPVGKTTFLPDGTTDKTLRISEAGAPNAWHLVTPADGAKTVLDPENFADYNIIVESSYVIIRGLVLKNAGIHAILIKEGVHDVVIEDCWFTFWGRGGGPRSFGNLGGSDSAVFAESGTYGLVIQNNLMENPRGASNDWDAGHPNGPQAITLINSKGGNIIRYNEIRSTEDHGFNDGFGGGDNYSFEGSPCRDSDIYGNIISNTWDDAIESEGANMNVRIWGNYLHHTYQHVATAVTSKGPLYIFRNIFGVSRRTHLDPLGGSMIKLGERDPYIGGRRYIFHNTALQPRGAFSVFSSHPCTNVVSRNNIFDCPGTLTGTREPAIPSDLDYDLFNGIPLVPGYESHGIHGKPSFIPANGIEFYLAPTTSKIEWGLTTTVHDGKKLSVTDKVVTVPNPAVDAGITIPNFNDDFKGSKPDLGAFERGNPPLRFGRHAGVSGQYAPWEQR